One Bdellovibrio bacteriovorus str. Tiberius DNA segment encodes these proteins:
- a CDS encoding ABC1 kinase family protein, with product MRMSFEELGPTFVKLGQLLATRPDLVPDEYVTEFEKLHDRVQPLSFETVETVLREEFGNSLYQKFETIEQEPLGSASIAQVHRARLSTGESVVIKVQRPGIIQTINDDLNVLYLLAELLVTYIPETRTYNPVGIVDEYFRTLELETNFVVEANNIRRFQENFADDENVKIPKVYLDLTTERVLVMEALPGVPLSQEASLQQAGIDPQEVIRRGLKAYLKMVFEDGLFHGDLHAGNFFVLPENKIGLIDFGVVGRLNTRTQASIANMLLALSREDYERLAYEYVDLAPFTDRVNIDIFAKDLRELIAPYFGLTLKNVNLGKVLMRSSGIAARHHIQVPTDLMLFFKSIVSIEGMGRKIHKDFDFLQYSLEFAGDLAKTHFGPERILNDMSQMARESKTFLNALPRQLNFFLRKVNSPDHAFKLNVIEIKELKRSVESSSNLLFLGVIIAALIMSASFVYVHDTVSHIAGMPTVSFIGYIIAGFLGMFAFLNYIRKP from the coding sequence ATGAGAATGAGTTTTGAGGAACTGGGTCCCACTTTCGTAAAACTGGGACAACTGCTTGCCACCCGTCCGGATCTGGTTCCGGATGAATATGTCACTGAATTTGAAAAGCTGCATGATCGCGTGCAGCCCCTGTCCTTCGAAACGGTTGAAACCGTTCTGCGCGAGGAATTCGGAAACTCCCTTTACCAAAAATTTGAAACCATCGAACAAGAGCCTCTGGGTTCTGCCAGCATTGCGCAAGTGCACCGCGCCCGCCTTAGCACCGGCGAAAGCGTTGTCATCAAGGTTCAGCGCCCGGGAATCATTCAGACCATCAACGACGACCTGAATGTCCTTTATCTGCTGGCTGAATTGCTGGTCACTTATATCCCTGAAACCCGCACATACAATCCTGTGGGCATCGTGGATGAATACTTCCGCACTCTGGAGCTGGAAACCAACTTTGTTGTTGAAGCCAACAACATCCGTCGCTTCCAGGAAAACTTCGCCGACGATGAAAACGTCAAAATCCCCAAGGTCTATCTGGATCTGACCACCGAGCGGGTTCTGGTTATGGAAGCCCTGCCGGGAGTCCCACTAAGCCAGGAAGCTTCATTGCAACAAGCCGGCATTGATCCCCAGGAAGTCATTCGCCGGGGTTTGAAGGCCTATCTGAAGATGGTCTTTGAAGACGGCTTGTTCCACGGTGACTTGCATGCTGGAAACTTCTTTGTTCTGCCTGAAAACAAAATCGGCTTGATTGATTTTGGTGTTGTGGGCCGCTTGAACACGCGCACGCAAGCTTCCATTGCCAATATGCTTTTGGCCCTTTCGCGTGAAGACTATGAACGTCTGGCCTATGAATACGTGGACCTGGCGCCGTTCACTGACCGCGTGAACATTGATATCTTTGCCAAGGACCTGCGCGAACTGATTGCGCCCTATTTTGGACTGACACTAAAAAACGTAAACCTGGGCAAAGTGCTGATGCGCTCTTCCGGGATTGCCGCCCGTCACCACATCCAGGTGCCTACCGACCTGATGCTGTTCTTCAAGTCGATTGTTTCCATCGAAGGCATGGGTCGCAAGATTCATAAGGACTTTGACTTCCTTCAGTACTCTTTGGAATTTGCCGGTGATCTGGCTAAAACCCACTTCGGCCCGGAAAGAATCCTGAACGACATGTCGCAAATGGCCCGGGAATCCAAAACATTCCTGAATGCCCTTCCCCGCCAGCTGAACTTCTTCCTGCGCAAGGTGAACAGCCCGGATCATGCCTTCAAGCTGAATGTGATTGAAATCAAAGAACTGAAACGCTCGGTGGAAAGTTCTTCCAACCTGCTGTTCCTGGGTGTGATCATCGCAGCCCTGATCATGAGTGCTTCATTTGTATATGTGCACGATACCGTCAGCCATATTGCCGGGATGCCGACAGTGAGCTTTATCGGCTATATCATCGCAGGCTTCCTGGGTATGTTTGCGTTTCTCAATTATATTAGAAAACCCTGA
- a CDS encoding outer membrane beta-barrel protein, which yields MKIPMLLSALLVLGSFNAQAAEISGLTVNGEVAFDYSFISTKDTAMQNTDGVSNEAYRLRNAQVLISKETEQVYFLTRLNYAPTSYRAESSPGVEDNKTANFGMLDQAEIFYKAMPNLYIGFGRFLTTMGYESLMKYENAFYSTTIAYQSIVPGYGEGLRAKYVAGDWLTATLSTYNQAAYGAFGEDYSPTKTTELSATGKAAGLTWFAGYYLGTDDPAGVKTERSSSSVWASYQITENFLAALIYDSLTTKPDGDRLHWSDATTVLLTYGLGRNNLGLRYEMVRGANEIGYGAADTVNSISVTDKFILNDNFNLYVEYRQDMSNEDAFVDGDGAATDKASVVTLGALAHF from the coding sequence GTGAAGATCCCAATGCTATTGTCCGCTTTGCTGGTGCTTGGCAGTTTCAATGCGCAAGCCGCAGAAATCTCCGGCTTAACAGTTAATGGAGAGGTCGCTTTCGATTACAGCTTCATTTCCACTAAAGATACAGCCATGCAAAACACAGATGGTGTTTCAAATGAAGCGTACCGTCTGCGCAACGCTCAAGTGCTGATCAGTAAGGAAACCGAACAAGTTTACTTCCTGACCCGCCTGAATTATGCACCGACATCTTATAGAGCAGAATCTTCTCCGGGTGTTGAAGACAACAAAACAGCGAACTTTGGTATGCTGGACCAAGCAGAGATCTTTTATAAAGCCATGCCTAATCTATATATAGGCTTCGGTCGCTTCCTGACCACCATGGGCTATGAGTCCCTGATGAAGTATGAAAATGCTTTCTACAGCACAACCATCGCCTACCAAAGCATCGTACCTGGTTACGGTGAAGGTTTGCGCGCGAAGTATGTTGCCGGTGACTGGCTGACTGCAACCCTGTCCACTTATAACCAAGCTGCTTACGGTGCGTTCGGTGAAGATTATTCCCCGACCAAAACAACGGAACTGTCTGCAACAGGTAAAGCGGCAGGTCTGACCTGGTTTGCAGGTTACTATCTGGGAACTGATGACCCAGCAGGTGTGAAAACTGAAAGATCGTCTTCCAGCGTGTGGGCCTCTTATCAGATCACCGAAAACTTCCTGGCAGCATTGATCTATGATTCATTGACGACAAAACCCGATGGCGACCGCCTGCACTGGTCTGACGCTACCACCGTTCTACTGACTTATGGTCTAGGTCGCAACAACCTGGGTCTGCGTTATGAGATGGTCCGCGGTGCCAACGAAATCGGTTATGGCGCGGCTGACACTGTGAACTCTATCAGTGTGACCGACAAATTTATCCTGAACGACAACTTCAATCTGTATGTGGAATACCGTCAAGACATGTCCAACGAAGATGCCTTCGTGGATGGCGATGGCGCAGCGACTGACAAAGCCAGCGTTGTGACCCTGGGCGCACTGGCGCACTTCTAG
- a CDS encoding BrnT family toxin → MVYTEIEGFEWDQKKAQANFEKHRLRFEEAIKAFDDPYALIDESLKRSVGSESRAVLIGEADGRIVVVVVFTLRRRGKSLRVISARRASRKERKLYEEAKRFSF, encoded by the coding sequence ATGGTATATACAGAAATAGAGGGGTTTGAATGGGACCAAAAAAAGGCTCAGGCGAACTTTGAAAAGCACCGGCTTCGATTTGAAGAGGCTATTAAGGCCTTTGACGATCCCTATGCTTTGATTGATGAAAGTTTAAAAAGAAGTGTGGGTTCAGAAAGCCGGGCGGTTTTGATTGGTGAAGCCGACGGTCGTATTGTCGTAGTCGTGGTTTTCACTCTGCGAAGGCGAGGCAAATCGTTGCGAGTTATTAGTGCGAGGCGTGCCAGCAGAAAAGAAAGGAAACTTTATGAAGAAGCAAAAAGATTTTCGTTTTGA
- a CDS encoding BrnA antitoxin family protein: MKKQKDFRFDKARRVSPKETEVFKKAIETTLGVKRPARGRPEKAVGEKFQPISIRLHPMIIAWAKKEGKRRGVGYQTIINEVLMAKAAA; encoded by the coding sequence ATGAAGAAGCAAAAAGATTTTCGTTTTGATAAGGCCCGTCGAGTCAGCCCGAAGGAGACCGAGGTCTTTAAAAAGGCGATTGAGACTACTTTGGGAGTCAAACGACCGGCTCGCGGTCGTCCCGAAAAAGCTGTCGGTGAAAAGTTCCAGCCGATTTCAATTCGACTGCATCCTATGATTATTGCTTGGGCAAAAAAGGAAGGGAAGCGTCGGGGTGTGGGCTATCAGACTATTATTAATGAAGTATTAATGGCCAAAGCTGCTGCGTAG
- the rnr gene encoding ribonuclease R, giving the protein MQKKKILNGTIKRHPDGFGFFIPDDKEHPDVYIPRHSMEGIMTNDKVSVEVTPEKGGERFRGELVSVLHRGTKTVVGRFFKMNERTGLIRDEGKGWGQDLKIKIEDSMQAKDKELVAAEITSYPDDGKPFTGKVTEIIGDAMDPLTDLKRVIRANNIPLEFSKATLEEAEHFTEVPDEKDFKGRRDLRDKALITIDGATAKDFDDAVYVETLNEGFLLYVAIADVSHYVKVGTAIDKDAYERGTSVYMPNFVVPMLPEVLSNGLCSLNPHVPRLCLVAEMLFDFTGELVKSDFYEAVMESKARVTYGEAQEIIDGNEVEKHQHVKEHILRLSDLAKILMAKRFKEGSLDLEIPETELVIDGAGVPVDIQRSERLFAHRLIEEMMLAANVAVAKFLHGREVPALYRIHEPPNEMAIRTLEKYLANFGGKTKLGSGKLQKRLTKALEEFEGRPEAQILNILTLRSMSQAKYSMNNLGHFGLGFEFYTHFTSPIRRYPDLIVHRLLKTQVMPNSRYRLMSEDDLATAGTILSAAEQRSTKAERQVQSIKKARFMQKFVGQEFDGMISSVAKFGVFVLLREYDIDGLVRLDDLGGERFEFDEENLRLVAKRSGFAYSIGDSIRIQVVAADPEQGQINFAVAGLEKEEHDDDTRTPAERSASAVLKRLHGEKRPKDHIAHGKKKHQDREFDRSEKYVSKKGAKDGEKKDFGKKKEFGKKNFREEGPDRFKQKPGKSRFFGDARKDSPEGPAEKLRKVEKAQSFKPRSDEGEKRGPDKTLLEMILGPERYREQANGDAADKPKLSKKLMFAEQSKLRDNDGYSEKNSDSLKHRTPDRKDPKKRGKTENDRGGVRKTRVSPGRGKGKTR; this is encoded by the coding sequence ATGCAAAAGAAAAAAATCCTCAACGGCACCATCAAAAGACATCCTGACGGATTTGGATTTTTCATCCCCGACGACAAAGAACACCCCGACGTCTATATTCCCCGCCACTCCATGGAAGGCATCATGACCAATGATAAGGTCTCGGTGGAGGTCACCCCTGAAAAAGGTGGTGAAAGATTCCGTGGCGAGCTGGTCAGTGTTCTGCATCGTGGAACCAAAACTGTGGTGGGCCGCTTCTTCAAAATGAACGAGCGCACCGGCCTGATTCGCGATGAAGGCAAGGGCTGGGGTCAGGATCTGAAAATCAAGATCGAAGACTCCATGCAAGCCAAAGACAAGGAACTTGTCGCTGCCGAAATCACCAGCTATCCCGACGACGGCAAACCGTTCACGGGCAAAGTCACCGAAATCATCGGTGATGCCATGGATCCCCTGACTGACCTGAAACGTGTGATTCGCGCCAACAACATTCCACTGGAGTTTTCAAAAGCCACTTTGGAAGAGGCCGAACACTTCACCGAAGTTCCTGACGAAAAAGACTTCAAAGGGCGCCGCGATCTGCGCGACAAAGCCCTGATCACAATTGACGGCGCCACCGCCAAAGACTTTGACGATGCCGTTTATGTGGAAACTCTGAACGAGGGCTTCCTGCTTTACGTCGCGATCGCTGACGTCAGTCACTACGTAAAAGTCGGCACCGCCATCGACAAAGACGCCTATGAGCGCGGCACGTCTGTGTACATGCCGAACTTTGTGGTGCCGATGCTGCCGGAAGTCCTGAGTAACGGACTTTGCTCCCTGAATCCTCATGTGCCACGCCTGTGCCTGGTTGCAGAGATGCTGTTTGATTTCACGGGCGAGCTTGTTAAGTCCGACTTCTATGAAGCCGTGATGGAAAGCAAAGCGCGTGTCACCTACGGTGAAGCTCAGGAAATCATTGACGGCAACGAGGTTGAAAAACACCAACACGTTAAAGAGCACATCCTGCGCCTTTCTGATCTTGCAAAGATTCTGATGGCCAAACGCTTTAAAGAAGGATCCCTGGATCTGGAAATCCCGGAAACCGAACTGGTTATCGACGGGGCCGGCGTTCCCGTGGACATTCAGCGCTCTGAGCGTCTGTTTGCCCATCGCCTGATTGAGGAAATGATGCTGGCAGCGAACGTCGCTGTCGCAAAATTCCTGCACGGTCGTGAAGTCCCCGCTTTGTACCGCATCCACGAACCGCCAAATGAAATGGCGATTCGCACTTTGGAAAAGTATCTGGCGAATTTCGGTGGCAAAACCAAACTGGGCAGTGGAAAACTGCAAAAGCGCCTGACCAAAGCGCTGGAAGAGTTTGAAGGCCGTCCGGAAGCACAGATCCTGAACATCCTGACCCTGCGATCCATGAGTCAGGCCAAGTACAGCATGAATAACCTCGGCCACTTCGGTCTGGGCTTTGAGTTTTATACTCACTTCACATCCCCGATTCGTCGTTATCCGGACCTGATCGTGCATCGCCTGCTTAAAACCCAGGTGATGCCAAATTCACGGTACCGCCTGATGAGCGAAGATGATCTGGCTACCGCCGGAACCATTCTTTCCGCAGCTGAACAACGCTCCACCAAAGCAGAACGTCAGGTACAGTCCATCAAGAAAGCCCGCTTCATGCAGAAGTTCGTGGGCCAGGAATTCGACGGCATGATCAGCTCCGTGGCGAAGTTCGGTGTGTTTGTATTGCTTCGTGAATACGACATCGATGGTCTGGTGCGCCTGGACGATCTGGGTGGTGAACGCTTTGAATTCGATGAAGAAAATCTGCGTCTGGTGGCGAAACGTTCTGGTTTTGCTTATTCGATCGGCGACAGCATCCGTATTCAGGTGGTTGCTGCTGATCCGGAGCAAGGCCAGATTAACTTTGCCGTGGCCGGACTTGAAAAAGAAGAGCACGACGACGACACCAGAACCCCGGCGGAAAGATCTGCATCTGCGGTTCTAAAACGCCTGCATGGTGAAAAACGACCGAAAGATCATATTGCCCACGGCAAAAAGAAACATCAGGATCGCGAGTTCGATCGTTCCGAAAAATACGTCAGTAAAAAAGGCGCAAAAGACGGCGAGAAAAAGGACTTTGGCAAAAAGAAAGAGTTCGGCAAGAAAAACTTCCGCGAGGAAGGTCCGGACAGGTTCAAGCAAAAGCCCGGCAAATCCCGTTTCTTTGGTGATGCCCGCAAGGATTCCCCGGAAGGCCCGGCAGAAAAGCTGCGCAAAGTGGAAAAAGCCCAAAGCTTTAAACCTCGTTCCGACGAAGGCGAAAAGCGCGGACCTGACAAGACTTTGCTCGAGATGATCCTTGGTCCAGAGAGATACCGCGAACAAGCCAACGGGGACGCTGCAGACAAACCAAAGCTCAGTAAAAAATTGATGTTTGCCGAACAGTCTAAACTCCGGGATAATGACGGCTATTCGGAGAAGAATAGTGACAGCCTTAAACACCGGACGCCAGATCGGAAAGACCCTAAAAAACGCGGCAAGACTGAGAACGATCGTGGGGGTGTTCGCAAAACACGGGTTTCACCAGGTCGCGGAAAAGGTAAAACTCGGTAA
- a CDS encoding ATP-binding protein, which produces MKINSFSFPAAVSLVAALLTSVTIYPDVFRVEPHLQSIFLASKLGFILLTLGISAFFFFSRRLEADTPRFILFVACIAYCLSMMWFLPLYEAAYLQCAIGCAFIKTKRQWLFPSVFGFGMLGFLAMYELQDQLNWTVPPPSRKDWITIILFFFILTWIIQKYAINTSRREKERLMRLSRIGHETQRLLHDVKGMLSSPILLFESINADASQWTFEGYKAQVQNLNSEMKHVRDVLRSVNLMSKPQKDIREVCVSQAFGNACQILERRLKNIETSSLPSRMVQSDEDVLRSVFFNLLLNSMEAFERKKTVSPAIKVFWKNETLIYQDNAGTLSSDVRDEGGNSGIGLEIIHADLHDLGISARISFESSGLHVSMRFPAKTA; this is translated from the coding sequence ATGAAGATTAATTCATTCAGCTTTCCTGCGGCAGTTTCCCTTGTCGCGGCTTTGCTGACTTCGGTCACCATTTATCCGGATGTCTTCAGAGTGGAACCCCACCTGCAAAGCATTTTTCTAGCAAGCAAGCTGGGCTTTATCCTGCTGACCCTGGGAATATCGGCCTTCTTTTTCTTCAGTCGGCGACTCGAAGCAGACACTCCCCGTTTCATTCTTTTTGTGGCCTGCATTGCGTACTGCCTTTCGATGATGTGGTTTCTGCCTTTGTACGAAGCGGCCTATCTTCAATGTGCCATCGGCTGTGCCTTCATCAAAACCAAACGACAATGGCTGTTTCCTTCCGTCTTTGGCTTTGGGATGCTGGGTTTCCTTGCGATGTACGAACTTCAGGATCAATTGAACTGGACAGTGCCACCGCCTTCCCGCAAGGACTGGATCACGATTATTCTGTTCTTCTTCATTCTGACCTGGATTATTCAAAAGTACGCCATCAATACCTCCAGAAGAGAAAAAGAACGTCTGATGCGCCTTAGTCGCATTGGGCATGAAACCCAGCGCCTGCTTCATGACGTAAAGGGCATGCTGTCTTCGCCCATCCTTCTTTTTGAATCCATCAACGCCGATGCCAGCCAGTGGACCTTTGAGGGCTACAAAGCCCAGGTGCAGAACCTTAACAGTGAGATGAAGCATGTGCGGGATGTTCTGCGCTCGGTAAATCTGATGTCCAAACCGCAAAAAGACATCCGTGAAGTCTGTGTTTCCCAGGCCTTTGGCAATGCCTGTCAGATTCTAGAGCGTCGTCTGAAAAATATTGAAACCAGCTCATTACCCAGCCGAATGGTTCAGTCTGATGAAGACGTGCTAAGGTCCGTCTTCTTTAATCTGCTGCTCAATTCCATGGAAGCTTTCGAAAGAAAGAAAACTGTATCACCAGCCATTAAGGTTTTCTGGAAGAATGAAACTTTGATCTATCAGGACAACGCGGGCACACTTTCTTCCGACGTCAGGGACGAAGGTGGAAACTCTGGAATTGGGCTTGAAATTATTCATGCCGACTTGCATGACCTTGGTATTTCAGCCCGCATCAGCTTTGAATCTTCAGGGCTGCACGTGTCCATGCGCTTTCCCGCAAAGACCGCTTAA
- a CDS encoding response regulator transcription factor: protein MNSPVPILAIDGDISFLKGLSTALQARYRLHCAANLEQAQQILKEQSIQAILLDFNLGNETGHEILKALNADPQRPPVIVVTGEVTVKMAIGFLNLQVFGFLEKPLSLADLLRLLESAVSTGTQSDIIKGRHFELDLKKRTVRYNGEDIVLTQTQSQIVSFFIRHRGTTVEREQLIQHLWGESHVSRNALDTHLLNIKNKLPPFRTSLQVIHGRGYCYED, encoded by the coding sequence ATGAACAGCCCGGTCCCTATTCTTGCTATCGATGGTGACATCTCTTTCCTGAAAGGCCTTTCTACGGCTCTTCAGGCGCGTTATCGTTTGCACTGTGCTGCCAATCTGGAACAAGCGCAGCAGATCCTGAAAGAACAAAGCATCCAGGCCATTTTACTGGACTTCAATTTGGGAAATGAAACCGGGCACGAAATCCTGAAAGCCCTGAACGCCGATCCACAGCGGCCACCGGTTATTGTGGTGACCGGTGAAGTCACCGTAAAAATGGCCATTGGATTTTTGAATCTGCAGGTCTTTGGTTTCCTGGAAAAGCCGCTGTCCCTGGCGGATCTTTTGCGTCTGCTTGAAAGCGCGGTCTCTACCGGAACTCAAAGCGATATCATTAAAGGACGTCACTTCGAACTGGATCTGAAAAAACGCACAGTCCGTTACAACGGTGAAGATATCGTTCTGACCCAAACTCAGTCCCAGATTGTCAGCTTCTTTATCCGCCATCGCGGAACCACGGTTGAACGTGAACAGCTGATCCAGCATTTATGGGGTGAAAGCCACGTCAGCCGCAATGCACTTGATACGCATCTGCTGAATATAAAAAACAAGCTTCCTCCATTCCGCACCAGCCTTCAGGTGATTCACGGACGCGGCTATTGCTATGAAGATTAA
- a CDS encoding response regulator transcription factor translates to MEKKILLVDDNKDFALLFQAKFSHLGKIECASTFAEAKRLIEDQSWDLFFLDHTLDEQTCFELIPPIRERSPRAFIMIVSGNADKDMAIRAVNSGVSGFLEKPINEGDLQSRLAAIGWYEAHISLDDKNRSIYVSGNSHALTKVEYMILRILMDKKNQLVTRIELEENIWGGRHIVKNSLDTHLYNLKRKVPELKGRLSSIHGTGYLLKI, encoded by the coding sequence ATGGAGAAAAAGATACTTCTTGTTGATGACAACAAGGATTTCGCCCTGCTTTTTCAGGCTAAATTCAGTCATTTGGGAAAGATTGAGTGTGCTTCCACTTTCGCGGAAGCAAAGCGATTGATCGAAGATCAGTCCTGGGATCTGTTTTTCCTGGATCACACGCTGGATGAACAGACTTGCTTTGAGCTTATTCCGCCGATTCGTGAGCGCAGTCCTCGCGCCTTTATCATGATTGTTTCCGGGAATGCTGACAAGGACATGGCTATTCGTGCGGTTAACAGCGGCGTCAGCGGTTTCCTGGAAAAACCTATCAATGAAGGGGACCTGCAAAGCCGCCTTGCCGCTATTGGCTGGTATGAAGCGCACATCTCGTTGGATGATAAAAACCGCAGCATCTATGTGTCCGGCAACAGTCATGCCCTGACAAAAGTGGAATACATGATTCTACGAATTCTAATGGATAAAAAGAATCAACTGGTCACGCGTATTGAACTGGAAGAAAACATCTGGGGCGGACGCCACATCGTGAAGAACTCTCTGGACACTCACTTGTATAATCTGAAGCGAAAGGTGCCGGAGCTTAAAGGACGGCTGTCCTCGATTCATGGGACTGGATACCTGCTGAAGATCTGA
- a CDS encoding EamA family transporter: MISIQFGASVAKGLFPVAGPAGTTALRVFISALILVLVMRPWKEKFTALGLRRIAAYGISLGLMNLLFYFALERIPLGIAVALEFTGPLTVALFSSKRILDLVWAVLAGLGIYLILPLSEVSQALDMVGVLLALAAGFFWALYIVFGKSTGKENSSSATAAVGMCFAAAVTFPVGLYTNFDQVVNPSLWMMGFVIAILSSALPYSLEMKAMQNMPAKTFGILMSLEPAFATMIGILFLSESLMPSQWVAIGCIMAASAGSTLTAR, from the coding sequence ATGATTTCCATTCAGTTTGGCGCTTCGGTGGCCAAGGGGCTTTTCCCGGTGGCGGGACCAGCAGGAACCACAGCGTTGCGGGTTTTCATTTCGGCATTGATTCTTGTTTTGGTGATGCGCCCATGGAAAGAAAAATTCACAGCACTCGGTCTGCGCAGAATCGCAGCTTATGGTATTTCCCTGGGGCTGATGAATCTTCTGTTCTATTTTGCTCTTGAACGTATTCCTCTGGGAATCGCCGTGGCGTTGGAGTTCACGGGACCCCTGACAGTGGCGCTGTTTTCTTCAAAGCGCATTTTGGATTTGGTGTGGGCGGTGCTGGCGGGTTTGGGTATTTATCTGATTCTGCCTTTGTCTGAAGTCAGTCAGGCGTTGGATATGGTCGGAGTTTTGCTGGCGCTGGCGGCGGGATTCTTCTGGGCTCTTTACATTGTCTTTGGCAAGTCGACGGGGAAAGAAAATTCCTCTTCCGCAACTGCGGCGGTGGGAATGTGTTTTGCGGCGGCGGTGACTTTCCCGGTGGGTCTGTATACGAACTTTGATCAGGTGGTGAATCCATCGTTGTGGATGATGGGGTTTGTAATTGCGATTCTTTCCAGTGCCTTGCCGTATTCACTTGAAATGAAGGCCATGCAAAACATGCCGGCAAAAACCTTTGGAATTCTGATGAGTCTGGAACCGGCGTTTGCGACGATGATCGGAATTTTGTTCCTGAGCGAATCGCTGATGCCTTCGCAGTGGGTGGCCATCGGTTGTATTATGGCGGCTTCGGCGGGAAGCACACTCACAGCACGTTAA